Genomic window (Elstera cyanobacteriorum):
GACCGCCGAAATGCTGCGGTTGATGGATCTGGCCCGCGATACGCTGGAAAAGAAACGCGCCTTCGTGACCGAGATGTTCGGGCGCGGCCTCTATCCTTATACCAAGCGCTATCTGCGTGATTTTCGGAACCACTTCAGCACGATCGGCGTCAACGGCATGAACGAGATGGTGCGGAATTTCACTGCCGACGCTCATGATATTGCCGATCCGCGCGGTGTTGCGCTCTGTCTGCGGCTGCTGGACGCAATGCGCGAGCGGTTAAAACGCTATCAGACCGAAACCGGAAATCTCTACAATCTCGAAGCTACCCCGGCGGAAGGCACCACCTATCGTTTTGCCAAGGAAGACGCGAAATATTGTCCGGGCATTCTGCAAGCCGGGGAGGGGGAAAACATCTACTACACCAACTCCAGCCAACTGCCGGTTGGCTATACCGACGATCCCTTTGAAGCCCTGGCGCATCAGGATGATTTGCAGGGTAAATATACCGGCGGCACGGTGCTGCATCTTTATATGGATGAACGGCTGTCGTCTGGGGTGGCGTGTAAGCGGTTGGTACGCCGGGTGCTCGAAACTCACCGCTTGCCGTATATCACCGTCACGCCGGTTTTCTCGGTCTGTGAAACCCACGGGTACCTACGCGGCGAACAGCCCGAGTGCCCGCACTGTGGGGCGGAAACCTTGGTTTGGACGCGGGTGATGGGCTATCACCGTCCAGTGTCCAGTTTCAATCTGGGCAAAAAGGGTGAACACCGTGGCCGCCAGCATTTCCGCGAAGCGCGGGCGGTGCTGGTCTGACCGATGTTGCGCCTGCCGGTTGCAGCCTTACAGCCCTTTACCGCGCTCGATTTTCCGGGACGTCTGGCCTGCATTCTGTTTTTCGCGGGTTGCCCACTGCGTTGCGGCTATTGCCATAATCCCGATATCGTTACCGGGCGCGGGCGGCTGAGTGTTGCGGTGATCGAAGCCTTTCTGGAAAAACGCCGGGGATTGATCGATGGCCTAGTGTTGTCGGGTGGCGAGGCGGCGCTATGGCCGGAAGCAGAAACGCTGGCGGCTGCAGCCCAGGCGCGGGGTTATGCTGTGAAGCTCGATACGGCGGGCACTCGACCGGATAGGCTGGCGCGGCTGTTGGCCGACGGGCGTCTTCAAGCCCTCGCACTCGATGCCAAAGCGCCGGAGGTGCGGTTTGCGGCGGTAACGGGGCGGGCGGCCTGGGGACGGTTTTGCGACAGCCTCGCCCTGACCGTCGCGGCAGAATCCCTTGCCTATCGGGAGATCCGCACGACGATCCACCCGGCGCTATTGTCGGCAGGCGACCTTAAGGCCTTGCGCGATACCCTTGCCGCCGCCGGGTGGGGTGGGCCGTGGTACTTGCAGGAAGCGCGCACGGAGGGACCGATGTTGGTCCCGTTGCCCAGTTTTGTGGACTTCCCGGATTTGGATCGGGTCGCAGTCGGCGCACCGTTTCCGATTATCTTGCGCCAGCGCGACGGGCGGGAGCGGGCTTTAACAGGTTAACCGCCCGTTGCGGCCAGCGAGGGGAGCGTGCCGAAATCGCCCTCCGCCTGATAATGCCGGTCGCGCTTCAGGGTAAGCAGATTCGTTAGGGTGGTTTGCAGCGCACCGATTTGAGTATCGTCCTGCAAGAGCGGGCGCAGGTCATGCCCGCCGCTACCGAATAGACAGAGATGTAGAAGGCCGCGCGCCGAGACGCGCAACCGATTGCAGCTAGCGCAAAAATCTTTGGCATAGGGGGCGATGATGCCGATCCGGCCCCGGCTATCGGGATGCATGAATTCCTGCGCCGGTCCGGCCCCCTCCACCCGCGGCAGCGGATGCCAGCCCCGCGCCGTCAGCCGGTCGATCACCCGATGCGCCGGAAGATGCTGGTCGGCAAAATAATCGGCATTGTCACGGGTGCGCATCAGCTCGATGAAGCGTAACGACAGGTCCCTGTCGGCGACGAAATCGATAAAGTCATCCACCGCATCGCCGTTCAGGCCGCGCAGCAACACCGTATTGATCTTCACGGCGCTAAAGCCTAAGCGGCGGCAAGCTTCTACCCCTGCCAGCACCTCGACCAGCCGGTCATGGCCTGTGATGAGGCGGAACCGCGCCCGATCCAACGAATCGATACTGACATTGATCGCCTGTAACCCGGCGTCGAACCAGGATTCGGCGCGCTCCGCCAAACGATAGCCGTTGGTGGTCAGTGCAATGCGGCGAATACCCGGGACGGCGGCGGTTGTCCGGATAATTTCTGTCAGGTCACGGCGCACACTGGGCTCGCCACCCGTCAGGCGGATTTTCCAGGTGCCCAGCCCGGCGAAGGCGCGCACGAGGCGCAGGATTTCCGCCCCGGTCAAAAACCGTTCAGTTCCCGTGGGCTGCCACCCGTTCGGTAGGCAGTAGGAGCAGCGGAAATTACACACATCGGTTACGGATAAGCGCAGATAGGGGAAAGTTCGACCGAAACGGTCAGCCAGCGGCGGCAGGATCACAGGGGAAACTCCTTTCCAAGCGCGGGAGGCCAGGGCGTTTCCACCCCCGGCCCTGGCCGGAAGGCCCTAGGACATGGTCCCTTAGGCGGTTCCAGCTCGGAGCGATAGGGAAGCTACAATAAGGAGTGTCTAGAGGGTGTCTTTGATCGAGGTCAATTTATCCTGATCTTTGGATCAGGCCCTAAGCAGGCTGCTCAGCCCATGGTCGTAAGCCCTCCCTAAATCGTCGGATCGTCGATGGTGGACGTTGGTTTGGCCAAGGTGCGTAGGGCCGCAAGATCTCCGATCTCAATCTCCGGCCCCTTCACCCGCACCTGATAGGGCAGAAGCGCAGCAAAACTGCGCGACAGAATTTCTGGGGCCATACCAAGACGTGATGCCAGCACCTTCTTATCGAAAGGTAGGGTGATACGGGATGCCCCGCCGCTTTCTGCCTGATGAGCGATCAGCCAATTCGCTAGACGTTCAAGATTTGAGCGTAGCTTCTGATTTTTCAATTCGCGCACAACGCCGCGATAGGCCAAAGCTAGTTCGACGGCTAAGGAGCGGGCGAAGATAGCGTCTTCCGCGAAGTAACGTCGCACCAGTTCTGCCGGGATCATTAGAACGCGGGCGGCGGACAGGGCACGTGCCGATTTCAGATAAACCCTGTCTAGCAGCACGGCGGCAACGATGAAACTTTGCCCCGGCTCCAGCACTGCCACAGTGGTTTCCCGGTCACGATAGGCAGAAAACACCTCCACTTGACCCGAGACAACGACATGTAAAAAATCCGGGGGGTCACCTTCCCGCACAAGCTCCACATGGGCGGGAAAGCGCTGTAAAAACGATGCCCGTAGCATGATGTCTACATGCTCGTCGGGGACATTCTTGAACAGCGCCAGTAGGCGCATTTCATCGATCTCTTCAGCGCGCATCATTCCCTCCAATTGTCAAAAGATAGCTCCGTACTGCAATTTAATCCTTGATAGAAGTCAAATTATAAATTGCCTTTGTCGAGTGCGAAGCTGCAGTGCGCTTAGATGGAGTTGATCTTTATCGAAAATGGTCTTGAAAGCATAAGTTGAAACCCGGGATTGATTTAGCTCAAGGGAGGGTGAGGCGGAGAAGCAGATATCTGGGCTGTCTTTAGTACCACCTTTTTCAAAGGGGGCGAGTATGTCCGGTCCCGCTATCCGCCGATCCGACCAAAACCTAGCACTCTGGTTATCCACTTTTGCCTTTACCATTTGCTTCGCCGTCTGGACGATTTTTGCCATTATCGGCATTCAAATCAAAAAAGACCTTGGGCTGACCGAAACCCAGTTTGGGCTGTTGGTCGGCACGCCGATCCTGACCGGCTCGCTCATCCGCCTTATTCTCGGCATCTGGGCCGATCAATACGGCGGACGGATGGTGTTGACGATCACCATGCTAGCTGCGGCCGTCATGACGGCGCTGTTGTCGCAAGCTTATGATTATCCAACTTTTCTGCTAGCAGCGCTCGGTGTCGGGCTTGCAGGCGGATCGTTTTCCATCGGCGTTGCCTATGTGGCGAAATGGTTCCCGAAGGAAAAACAGGGCATGGCCCTGGGGATCTTCGGCGCGGGCAACGTCGGTTCCGCTGTTACCAAATTCTTAGCGCCGACGGTGATGCTGGCTTACGGCTGGCAGATGGTTGCTTATGTATGGGCTGCGGCGTTGGCGGCGGTGGCAGTGATCTTCTTCCTGCTGACCAAAGATGATCCCGATCTGGCCCAGCGCCGCACGACCGGGGCCAAACCGGAGCCGCTATCGGCGATGCTGGAGCCGTTGAAGAACGTTCAAGTCTGGCGCTTCTCGCTCTATTACTTCTTCGTTTTCGGCGCTTTCGTTGCCCTTGCTCTTTGGTTGCCACGTTATCTGATCGGCGTTTACGGTCTCGATATTCGGGCAGCGGGGATGATTGCGGCGGCCTACTCCATCCCGGCCTCGATCTTCCGGGCCTATGGTGGCCATTTGTCCGATAAGTTCGGCGCACGGACGGTGATGTACTTCACCTTCGGCGTTTCAGTGGTCTGCACTTTCATCCTGTCCTATCCGCCGACCCATTACATTGTCGAGGGGATTGGCGGGCGGCATGAATTTTCCATGCAGATGGGGCTGTACGGTTTTATTGCTATCGCCTTTGTATTGGGGTTTTTCATGAGCCTCGGCAAGGCCGCCGTCTATAAGCATATCCCTGTCTACTATCCCAGCCGCGTCGGTGCGGTGGGTGGGGTTGTCGGTCTTGTCGGTGGTCTTGGCGGTTTCGTTCTGCCCATCGTCTTCGGGATGCTGAACGAACTGACCGGCGTTTGGCAAAGCTGTTTCTGGCTGCTGTTCGCCATTGTTACTCTAGCCTTGGTTTGGATGCACGTCTCCGTGCGGCAGATGGAAAAGGCTGCCCTGCGCGCCGGGGTTCCAGCGGGTAAATTGCCGGAACTACCGGAAATGCAGCCGATCCACAGTGTGGCCCAGGAAGGAGCTCTGAGTGCCAAAGGGGCTATTGAAGATTGGCGTCCAGAGGATGCGATATTCTGGGCGGCGACGGGCCACAAGGTCGCGCAGCGTAACTTGTGGATTTCAATCCCCTGTCTACTGCTATCCTTTGCAGTCTGGATGGTCTGGTCGGTCGTTGTGGCCAAGTTACCGTCCGTTGGTTTTGCTTTCAGTAACGAACAACTATTCTGGCTCGCCTCCCTGCCGGGCCTATCGGGTGCCACTCTGCGCATCTTCTACAGCTTCATGCCGGCTATTTTTGGCGGGCGTCTCTGGACGACCCTAGCCACTTGGTCCTTGATGCTACCCGCTGCCGGAATGGGCTTTGCCGTACAAAATCCTGATACGCCCTACTGGATATTTCTGCTGCTAGCGCTGCTCTGTGGCTTTGGTGGCGGTAATTTCGCATCCTCTATGGCGAATATCTCTTTCTTCTTCCCAAAGGCAGAGAAGGGTAACGCCCTTGCCCTAAATGCGGGCCTCGGTAATCTCGGGGTGTCGGTGGTGCAATTCGTCGTGCCGTTAGTGATCACGGCGGGCGTCTTTGGCAGCGTTGGCGGAGCACCTCAGACGGCGACCGTGGCGGGTGTAACTTCCACTCTTTGGGTACAGAACGCTGGTTTCGTATTTGTGCCGTTCATTGCCTTATCGGCAATGTCTGCGTGGTTTGGCATGAACGATCTCGCGGCGATGAAAGCTAGTTTTGCCGATCAAGCGGTGATCTTCCGTCGGAGCCATAATTGG
Coding sequences:
- the moaA gene encoding GTP 3',8-cyclase MoaA: MPPLADRFGRTFPYLRLSVTDVCNFRCSYCLPNGWQPTGTERFLTGAEILRLVRAFAGLGTWKIRLTGGEPSVRRDLTEIIRTTAAVPGIRRIALTTNGYRLAERAESWFDAGLQAINVSIDSLDRARFRLITGHDRLVEVLAGVEACRRLGFSAVKINTVLLRGLNGDAVDDFIDFVADRDLSLRFIELMRTRDNADYFADQHLPAHRVIDRLTARGWHPLPRVEGAGPAQEFMHPDSRGRIGIIAPYAKDFCASCNRLRVSARGLLHLCLFGSGGHDLRPLLQDDTQIGALQTTLTNLLTLKRDRHYQAEGDFGTLPSLAATGG
- a CDS encoding nitrate/nitrite transporter gives rise to the protein MSGPAIRRSDQNLALWLSTFAFTICFAVWTIFAIIGIQIKKDLGLTETQFGLLVGTPILTGSLIRLILGIWADQYGGRMVLTITMLAAAVMTALLSQAYDYPTFLLAALGVGLAGGSFSIGVAYVAKWFPKEKQGMALGIFGAGNVGSAVTKFLAPTVMLAYGWQMVAYVWAAALAAVAVIFFLLTKDDPDLAQRRTTGAKPEPLSAMLEPLKNVQVWRFSLYYFFVFGAFVALALWLPRYLIGVYGLDIRAAGMIAAAYSIPASIFRAYGGHLSDKFGARTVMYFTFGVSVVCTFILSYPPTHYIVEGIGGRHEFSMQMGLYGFIAIAFVLGFFMSLGKAAVYKHIPVYYPSRVGAVGGVVGLVGGLGGFVLPIVFGMLNELTGVWQSCFWLLFAIVTLALVWMHVSVRQMEKAALRAGVPAGKLPELPEMQPIHSVAQEGALSAKGAIEDWRPEDAIFWAATGHKVAQRNLWISIPCLLLSFAVWMVWSVVVAKLPSVGFAFSNEQLFWLASLPGLSGATLRIFYSFMPAIFGGRLWTTLATWSLMLPAAGMGFAVQNPDTPYWIFLLLALLCGFGGGNFASSMANISFFFPKAEKGNALALNAGLGNLGVSVVQFVVPLVITAGVFGSVGGAPQTATVAGVTSTLWVQNAGFVFVPFIALSAMSAWFGMNDLAAMKASFADQAVIFRRSHNWVMCWLYTGTFGSFIGFSAAFPLLSRILFPDVNALKYAFLGPLVGAVARAAAGKPCDRIGGGRITFWVFVAMSLGVIGVLYAIGLKGTSDGFPIFLASFLFLFAATGVGNASTFQMIPAIMRKEVARLEPGLSAADRLRQAEKEGAAIIGFTSAVAAYGAFFIPKSFGTSIAATGGAEAALYGFLGFYVSCLLITWWFYTRRGGLLFDVEHRLAAAAR
- a CDS encoding anaerobic ribonucleoside-triphosphate reductase activating protein; this translates as MLRLPVAALQPFTALDFPGRLACILFFAGCPLRCGYCHNPDIVTGRGRLSVAVIEAFLEKRRGLIDGLVLSGGEAALWPEAETLAAAAQARGYAVKLDTAGTRPDRLARLLADGRLQALALDAKAPEVRFAAVTGRAAWGRFCDSLALTVAAESLAYREIRTTIHPALLSAGDLKALRDTLAAAGWGGPWYLQEARTEGPMLVPLPSFVDFPDLDRVAVGAPFPIILRQRDGRERALTG
- a CDS encoding cyclic nucleotide-binding domain-containing protein codes for the protein MRAEEIDEMRLLALFKNVPDEHVDIMLRASFLQRFPAHVELVREGDPPDFLHVVVSGQVEVFSAYRDRETTVAVLEPGQSFIVAAVLLDRVYLKSARALSAARVLMIPAELVRRYFAEDAIFARSLAVELALAYRGVVRELKNQKLRSNLERLANWLIAHQAESGGASRITLPFDKKVLASRLGMAPEILSRSFAALLPYQVRVKGPEIEIGDLAALRTLAKPTSTIDDPTI